One genomic segment of Salarias fasciatus chromosome 8, fSalaFa1.1, whole genome shotgun sequence includes these proteins:
- the anks3 gene encoding ankyrin repeat and SAM domain-containing protein 3 isoform X1, whose translation MSELSDEASESEQLGASLSLWLGDSLVRPEELDVPLDLHTACSIGQYDVVAECIKKRQVDLNGKNIGGWTPLMYASYIGHDNIVNLLLEAGVNVNATTPKGLTPLMLAASCGNESIAYFLLQQGAELELKDSRGWTALFHCTSTGHQQMVKFLLDNNADTNVKEPGSGFTPLMEAAASGHEIIVQYLLDHKVKADDRNAKGESARALAMMYGYTKIVSLIDSRSPRVKSGHFEDLSSSEDSDSAPPRTRPNRNRAKGVSIHDGPQAIAKFRVGGPSKLCEPSAAPPGYMTFRDIGEQSEDICYRDVTSPINELDGQSNSSRDDSPFFDNDMPTMRRSSSSSEGLPHVAGLNWEGSVESNEDSDQCKRSSSRRVNKAHHSKCKSRHGNNGAAHSSGTANCGTHTHVGPLPSYKGPKDLAEFLEQIGFSKYLPLLEEQDIDLRIFLTLTENDLKEIGITLFGPKRKMTSAIARWHSSARPPGDALEQAYADQLEAEMQEMAIQLHKRCEEVESLQSQVSQEKELRTVMEGCLMEDKMAWKRVHSELVEDHRLAQDMNAALLKARACRAELLSCLTADGSSSSSTGESRSRKAGNASCPFRMTGHLLVGGDGSTCSSPADLMRKLDSYDDELAETLQTILQSLRRLSAPEKVSDSWERP comes from the exons ATGTCTGAGTTGAGTGACGAGGCCAGTGAGTCTGAGCAGCTGGGTGCCAGCCTGTCCCTGTGGCTGGGGGACTCCCTGGTCCGGCCGGAGGAGCTGGACGTGCCTCTGGACCTGCACACCGCCTGCTCCATCGGGCAGTACGACGTGGTGGCTGAGTGCATCAAAAA GCGTCAGGTGGACCTGAATGGAAAGAACATCGGCGGATGGACCCCTCTGATGTATGCCTCCTATATCGGACATGACAACATagtgaacctgctgctggaagctGGTGTGAACGTCAATGCCACCACACCCAAAGGACTCACTCCTCTGATGCTGGCAGCAAGCTGTGGGAATGAGAGCATTGCTTATTTTCTGCTTCAG cAAGGTGCCGAGTTGGAGCTGAAGGACTCTCGAGGCTGGACGGCTCTGTTCCACTGTACGAGCACGGGCCACCAGCAGATGGTGAAGTTCCTGCTGGACAACAATGCTGACACCAACGTCAA GGAGCCGGGGTCGGGGTTCACTCCTCTAATGGAGGCTGCTGCTTCTGGTCATGAAATCATTGTGCAGTACCTCCTCGATCAT AAGGTAAAAGCAGACGACCGTAACGCTAAAGGAGAGAGCGCCCGTGCCTTGGCCATGATGTATGGCTACACAAAGATCGTCAGCCTCATTGACTCACGATCTCCGAGAGTAAAATCAG GGCACTTTGAGGACCTGAGCTCCTCTGAGGACTCGGACAGCGCGCCGCCGAGGACCAGGCCCAATCGAAACCGAGCCAAAGGCGTCAGCATCCACGACGGGCCTCAGGCCATCGCCAAGTTCCGAGTAGGAGGCCCCAGCAAACTGTGTG AGCCTTCCGCTGCGCCGCCGGGCTACATGACATTCCGCGACATCGGAGAACAGAGCGAGGACATCTGCTACCGCGACGTGACCTCGCCCATCAACGAGCTGGACGGCcagagcaacagcagcagag ACGACAGTCCGTTCTTTGACAACGACATGCCCAccatgaggaggagcagcagcagcagcgaagGCCTGCCGCACGTCGCCGGCCTCAACTGGGAGGGCTCCGTGGAGAGCAACGAG GACTCCGACCAGTGCAAGAGGAGCAGCTCTCGCCGAGTCAACAAGGCCCACCACTCGAAATGCAAGAGTCGCCACGGTAACAATGGTGCGGCTCACTCCAGCGGGACGGCGAACTGTGGAACGCACACGCACGTTGGTCCTCTGCCCTCCTACAAAGGTCCAAAG GATCTGGCAGAATTCTTGGAGCAAATCGGCTTCTCGAAGTATCTCCCCTTACTGGAAGAGCAAGACATTGACCTGCGGATATTCCTCACTCTGACAGAAAACGACCTCAAGGAAATCGGGATCAC GTTGTTTGGACCAAAGCGTAAGATGACGTCCGCCATCGCGCGGTGGCACAGCAGCGCCCGGCCACCGGGGGACGCTCTGGAGCAGGCGTACGCCGACCAGCTTGAAGCGGAGATGCAGGAGATGGCGATCCAGCTGCACAAG CGCTGCGAGGAGGTGGAGAGCTTGCAGAGCCAGGTGTCCCAGGAGAAGGAGCTGCGCACCGTGATGGAGGGCTGTCTGATGGAGGACAAAATGGCCTGGAAGAGGGTCCACTCCGAGCTGGTGGAGGACCACCGCCTGGCTCAGGACATGAACGCCGCCCTGCTGAAGGCCAGAGCCTGTCGCGCTGAGCTGCTGTCCTGTCTCACTGccgacggcagcagcagctcctccacaggtgagtccaggtccaggaaggCGGGGAACGCCTCCTGTCCTTTTAGAATGACCGGACATCTTCTTGTAGGTGGAGACGGATCGACTTGTTCCAGTCCTGCAGATCTCATGAGGAAGCTGGACTCCTACGACGACGAACTGG CAGAGACTCTGCAGACCATCCTGCAGAGTCTGAGGCGACTCAGTGCACCCGAGAAGGTCTCCGACAGCTGGGAGCGGCCTTAA
- the anks3 gene encoding ankyrin repeat and SAM domain-containing protein 3 isoform X2, which translates to MSELSDEASESEQLGASLSLWLGDSLVRPEELDVPLDLHTACSIGQYDVVAECIKKRQVDLNGKNIGGWTPLMYASYIGHDNIVNLLLEAGVNVNATTPKGLTPLMLAASCGNESIAYFLLQQGAELELKDSRGWTALFHCTSTGHQQMVKFLLDNNADTNVKEPGSGFTPLMEAAASGHEIIVQYLLDHKVKADDRNAKGESARALAMMYGYTKIVSLIDSRSPRVKSGHFEDLSSSEDSDSAPPRTRPNRNRAKGVSIHDGPQAIAKFRVGGPSKLCEPSAAPPGYMTFRDIGEQSEDICYRDVTSPINELDGQSNSSRDDSPFFDNDMPTMRRSSSSSEGLPHVAGLNWEGSVESNEDSDQCKRSSSRRVNKAHHSKCKSRHGNNGAAHSSGTANCGTHTHVGPLPSYKGPKDLAEFLEQIGFSKYLPLLEEQDIDLRIFLTLTENDLKEIGITLFGPKRKMTSAIARWHSSARPPGDALEQAYADQLEAEMQEMAIQLHKRCEEVESLQSQVSQEKELRTVMEGCLMEDKMAWKRVHSELVEDHRLAQDMNAALLKARACRAELLSCLTADGSSSSSTGGDGSTCSSPADLMRKLDSYDDELAETLQTILQSLRRLSAPEKVSDSWERP; encoded by the exons ATGTCTGAGTTGAGTGACGAGGCCAGTGAGTCTGAGCAGCTGGGTGCCAGCCTGTCCCTGTGGCTGGGGGACTCCCTGGTCCGGCCGGAGGAGCTGGACGTGCCTCTGGACCTGCACACCGCCTGCTCCATCGGGCAGTACGACGTGGTGGCTGAGTGCATCAAAAA GCGTCAGGTGGACCTGAATGGAAAGAACATCGGCGGATGGACCCCTCTGATGTATGCCTCCTATATCGGACATGACAACATagtgaacctgctgctggaagctGGTGTGAACGTCAATGCCACCACACCCAAAGGACTCACTCCTCTGATGCTGGCAGCAAGCTGTGGGAATGAGAGCATTGCTTATTTTCTGCTTCAG cAAGGTGCCGAGTTGGAGCTGAAGGACTCTCGAGGCTGGACGGCTCTGTTCCACTGTACGAGCACGGGCCACCAGCAGATGGTGAAGTTCCTGCTGGACAACAATGCTGACACCAACGTCAA GGAGCCGGGGTCGGGGTTCACTCCTCTAATGGAGGCTGCTGCTTCTGGTCATGAAATCATTGTGCAGTACCTCCTCGATCAT AAGGTAAAAGCAGACGACCGTAACGCTAAAGGAGAGAGCGCCCGTGCCTTGGCCATGATGTATGGCTACACAAAGATCGTCAGCCTCATTGACTCACGATCTCCGAGAGTAAAATCAG GGCACTTTGAGGACCTGAGCTCCTCTGAGGACTCGGACAGCGCGCCGCCGAGGACCAGGCCCAATCGAAACCGAGCCAAAGGCGTCAGCATCCACGACGGGCCTCAGGCCATCGCCAAGTTCCGAGTAGGAGGCCCCAGCAAACTGTGTG AGCCTTCCGCTGCGCCGCCGGGCTACATGACATTCCGCGACATCGGAGAACAGAGCGAGGACATCTGCTACCGCGACGTGACCTCGCCCATCAACGAGCTGGACGGCcagagcaacagcagcagag ACGACAGTCCGTTCTTTGACAACGACATGCCCAccatgaggaggagcagcagcagcagcgaagGCCTGCCGCACGTCGCCGGCCTCAACTGGGAGGGCTCCGTGGAGAGCAACGAG GACTCCGACCAGTGCAAGAGGAGCAGCTCTCGCCGAGTCAACAAGGCCCACCACTCGAAATGCAAGAGTCGCCACGGTAACAATGGTGCGGCTCACTCCAGCGGGACGGCGAACTGTGGAACGCACACGCACGTTGGTCCTCTGCCCTCCTACAAAGGTCCAAAG GATCTGGCAGAATTCTTGGAGCAAATCGGCTTCTCGAAGTATCTCCCCTTACTGGAAGAGCAAGACATTGACCTGCGGATATTCCTCACTCTGACAGAAAACGACCTCAAGGAAATCGGGATCAC GTTGTTTGGACCAAAGCGTAAGATGACGTCCGCCATCGCGCGGTGGCACAGCAGCGCCCGGCCACCGGGGGACGCTCTGGAGCAGGCGTACGCCGACCAGCTTGAAGCGGAGATGCAGGAGATGGCGATCCAGCTGCACAAG CGCTGCGAGGAGGTGGAGAGCTTGCAGAGCCAGGTGTCCCAGGAGAAGGAGCTGCGCACCGTGATGGAGGGCTGTCTGATGGAGGACAAAATGGCCTGGAAGAGGGTCCACTCCGAGCTGGTGGAGGACCACCGCCTGGCTCAGGACATGAACGCCGCCCTGCTGAAGGCCAGAGCCTGTCGCGCTGAGCTGCTGTCCTGTCTCACTGccgacggcagcagcagctcctccacag GTGGAGACGGATCGACTTGTTCCAGTCCTGCAGATCTCATGAGGAAGCTGGACTCCTACGACGACGAACTGG CAGAGACTCTGCAGACCATCCTGCAGAGTCTGAGGCGACTCAGTGCACCCGAGAAGGTCTCCGACAGCTGGGAGCGGCCTTAA